The window GCCTCTTCTCTTGCAATGACCCACAGCTGTATTTTGTAGCATCGTTTGCAGTAACCTTTTAGAAGCAGTTCTGCAAAGAGAATAATTGAGGTGTGCTTTAGTTAAGGCAGCAGAAGAACAAGTTGCAGACAGGTGCAGAGGGCTTGCTGGGAGCACATATGGGATTGCAAAAGCAGGCTGAAGTctagagcagctgctgcacactACTAGTGCCAAGCCCCCAGCTGGCCTGAACATTTCATGTCCCAGGCAAGAAAGCCATGAGTTAGaacaggaaacacttctttaaaagctttttttttttttttttttaacttttatctTAAATATCAGCAAACACGCTTTTACTGTGACAGCACTGCAACAGTTTGTCCACAGAGGGACATCTGCTCCAGAGATGGTAGGAAGCCTTCTGGACAGTCCTGGCCACCCAACTCTGGGAGACCCTGCTTGAGCCCGGAGAGGAGGACAAGAGGACCTCCAGCAGTCCCTTCCAAAcccagctgttctgtgattctgtgaagaggCTCATCAGTTTGCTCAGACGGAGGGAGACTCCAAATGGCCCGTACCAACATCCTAATCATGCAGGACAGAATGCCTTCCACAGCTGACCTGCTCTGCAGTCAGTAATGCAGGCTGCACCCACAGCAGACAGAGGATTTGTAACTTATGTTTAAGGCTGCATTTTTGACATTGACCTCAacattcagggaaaaaaagctcttttagACTGTCTGAAGAACGGGGGTTGTTTGGACTGTGATGGCACCTAGAGGCCATCTGAGAATTCAAGTCTGAGTTAAGGTCTTTTCCTCGCACTCACATTTCACTACCTTGTGGTGACAATTCTGTAGCCACCCTACACCAGTTGACCCTGGCAGAGAATAAGCAGAGGAGATACTTTTGCAGACACAAGGTTCAGTTATGCAttatgctttttaaatatttattataaatatCACAGCTTGTTTCCAGGGGAGAAACGGAATTCTCCCATACTGCAAAGGAACCGCTGTCAAAAAGAAGCACCTCATCTTTTTAGTTCTTCATCCTCTGCACTCAGGATTCACAAAATTGGTGGGAATGCTGTTAGTCACATAAAAAGTGACAATGTCCAGCTCACTATTTCCAAAAGTGGTACAGTAACTTTACTTCAAATGTAGCGTGTAGGCTTGTATtttttcaggaaaggaaaaatcaacTTATTGAGAACAGGCAGGCAGGCTCCTAAATAGTTCATTAGAATACAGAACAGGAGTTGTCTACTACCTGATTTGGGCAAATGACATAGTCAAACCACCAACACAAGAAGTAGCTAGTAAATGAGCTACTGTTCTTTAGGAAACTGTATAGGGATTGCTTAATATTTTAACCTGCTGTTAATTTTAACCTTCAGCCTGAactgctctgacagcagcaacttccacattttaaaagaaatctttatATGCAGATCAAAAGAGTTAACTGGTGAGCTCAGGACATGCTCTCTGCATCTATTTGCAATAGATATAAAGATTCTGTACAGTTGCACTGTCTGTAATTATTAAAGATGGAAGACGACTGGGAAGTAATTAAGATTTATTCTTCTGAAGGAGAAACATCAGCATACAGTACATCTTATTTACTTCTGTCTCAAGAGCAGCACTGTGATTCCAGCAACTTAAAAAACACTGAATGGTCGCTCGTATTTACCTTCTCGGATAAGCTTCTCTTTATAATCCTGTGGAAGAGAGAACATTCATCATTACTCTATTAGAGAAGAAGTTTCAATCAGCCAGGGATAAGATAAAAGCAACTCTAGTATTTCAGCAAAGATTATAGGAATTGTATTACCATACAAGCACACTCTACTAACCATCATAGGTAAAAAGTCAGAACAAATACGGCATTCACCTTACACAAGGAAAGATGCTCTGACCTTTGCACATCAGTTGCCTCTCACAGGTCAGCTCAGACTAACTGCTGCAGTGTATTTTTCACCAAACTAGTTGCATTCGAGTTATTTTATGCATTTAGTCACTACCTCTTCCTTCTGGCTGAATAACCTAAAGACCTAAGTATGTTGAAATGTCTTAGTAACTTGCTAAATGTTCACTAAATGTGCTCACTTTCAGCCCATTTGCATCTCACATTGCAGTCATCTACCATTTCACAGAGACGTACTGTTACTGCACACAGAAACTGTAGGTACTGCCCGACTCTTTCTGCCTGGACAAATACAGAAGAATTGCTTGAGACTCAGAAGTCTCTCTTTAGCTTCCCAGACACACAACAATCACTTTTCAGAGAGAAGAATGACAACTACCGTGCTTTATAAACCACTGGAAATATCCCTAAACATCAGTAAAGGAATCAGAAAACACACTGTTCTGGAAATAGTATCAAACACTTCAGATTCAGTATTCTCTGTCATGTATGCAGGGATGTCACTCATTCCGGTTTATTTTCAGGTGCTCACATGCTGATCCACACTTTGCAGCTAAGGCCAAGCATGGTTTAGCATATGAAACAAACCCAGAGTGACAAAGAACTGTGGAAATATTGAAGTTCCAACAATATTTGTATCAACATGCTTGGTAAGTTTGTTAGCACCTGTTACTTTAGATTTACCCTAGAAAATATTATTCCAAATAGTActgatgtttgtgtttcttggtgactTGATCTAACATTgctatttttctgaaagaaaaaaagagggaaattaAACCAGCCACTGACTGGCAGTCACGTAGCATATTCCAAAGTATAGTAAAAACTTCTCTACAGAAAGGGTAGTTAGGCACTgcaataggctccccagggaggtggttgagtcaccatccctggatgtgtttaaaaccatttggatgtggtgctcagggacgtgatttagtggagggttgttagagttagggtagtatggttaggttggggttggacttggtgatctttaaggtcttttccaacctgagcaattctatgattccaatgAATACAGCTGATTACTTTCAGAaagatctgctgctgctcagattCTGACACCCTCATTTCAGGATTTACAACCAAAGGAAGTTCCAAAAGCTTCCAAAAGCTCAAAAACCCAGGCAAGATCGGACACTGTCATCAGCTTAAAGTGCTCCTacctatcacagaatcatacacaatcacagaatggtccgggttggaagggacctcaaggatcatgaatctccaatccccctgccgcaggcagggccaccaacctctacaTTTAATACtcaaccaggctgcccaggtccccatccaacctggccttgaacacctctggtgacagggcatccacagcctctctgggcagcctgtgccagcacctcaccactctcatagtaaagaaagCCACTACTTCTTCTGTCTACTTCATGAGAATGGAGAAAGAGTCGACCGATTTGGAGATCTTCCTAGGGCTGTCATCCACCAGTTCCCTACTTTTTACTTTAGAGAACGTATCTAAAGCATGTCAATAGCTGAAAACGGTGGTCTCTTATGATTAATTTAGAGTCAGTACCATGGAAAGCTTTATTATAGCAAAATGTATCAGAGAAACTGTGACTGGCTGTATCTGCAGATGCAACACAGGCCTCTTAGCACACTGGAACTCTGCAACCAGCTATGAGACTTTGAGATAGCAGGTTCAGCACTAActagccttcccttcccttaaCACTTCATTAGTATGAAGCATTCTTAGGTGCAGGGGGAATTAAGTCTCTAGGCAGATCTATGTTTTACAACCTGGTGCTCCCTGATGCTCAACGCCACCAGCAGAACTCACCCTCTCAGTTTTAAAGGCGGCTATCCAGAAGAGGATGGGGCCTATTGCAAACACAGCTCCTAGGAAGGACGTCTTGGGTGTCGGGCGGAAAGTGGGGTACACGTTGTGCGTCCTGGCATAGTCCCAGCGGAGCAAGGCAGGATCTTCCTGAGGTAGCAAGAAAACCGTGAGCCCCAAAACATGGCTCAGAAGCCCAGCAAATGCCCCCCCAGGCCGCACCGCGCCACCTGGACCCAGTAATGCAGGCCAGGAGGGGCAGACACCAAGGTCACAGGGAGAGGAGGGCACGGCCCCGCCCGCAAGGCCCCGAGACGGGCTCAGGCTCTGCCGCGGGCCGCTCCCGTCCGTGTGAGGCGGGCTGGCCCAGAGCCCCCCGCCTGCGCCCCCCGCCCCACTCACGATGACGGCCGGCGGCTTCGggttgttcagctgcagcaggtACTGTCGCTTGAGCCGGGCGCGGATGGCCAAGCGCTCGGCCTCGGCACGGCGCTTCTCCAGCGACGTGTCATAAGTGGCAGGATCGAGCTCGGCCGGCAACGAAACGTAGCGGTTGGGCCGGTACTCCTCAGCCGCGGTGCGAGACGGCCCCGACGCCATCTTGCACAGCCCAACCCGGGCGGGCAGCGCGCAGGCGCGACatggcggcgggcggggccgcggggcgccGAGGGCAGCGCGCTCTCTGCTGCCCTTGGGGCCGTTGGTTCTCAGGTGCAGCGCGCTCACGGCCGCCGCCTCACGGCCGTGGTCCGCTGATGGCAGCGCAGGAAGCCGGAGCGCCGAATCCTTCCTTCCTGGGGAAGCTCCGGAGGGCTCAGAGGTGGTTGTTTTTTAGAAGCTAAGGGCTCCAAGCAAAAGGAAGTCGATCCCTTGCTGGAACCAAGCAGGGTGATGGCTGTCTGTGTTAATGATCTCATTTACCCCGGGCTGACTGTAGGGTCATGCGATGTTACGTGAGGGATCACAGCTTGCACCGAAGCACGCACAAAGTAGTGTCACCGGCTTTATTTAAGATGCTGTTCTTTGGCACAATACTAGAGCAGAAGCTTTACTCACAACTTACGATTTCCCTATTTTTACCTAAACGCTTGGAAAATAGGTGAGCTTTTGGTCTGAGCAGCTAATTGGCAGCTGGAACTCGGTGCCTTGCTTCCAGCAGGAGGAAATACTAGCTGGATATTCCCTCAGTTTGTGTACCTTGCACAtaccagcacagcaggaggcacTTCTCCCTCTCTCCAGTGCCACCCTGCAGTCCTCTCAGAAGCACAACGTTCCTCTGGCTTTTCCACCCTCGTTTTCTTCACAAAAACACAGCTACAAATCCAATCAGCTGCTTTATTTGCTGTCAGCTCCAAAGGACCTTCCTACATGCTCTGTTCCcccaatgcattttttttcctgaggccTTCAGCACAGCCAGCGCTTTTGACAGTGATTTCCCCTATAGGAAGAAGCTTACTCCCTGTACTTCCCCATGTTGTTACATACCAGGCCGTCAGATTTAATGAGCTTTGTGATTTTCTCCAGCTCCATTATTGTCTCTTTCCGTAACTGGTACGTATGGAAAGCTACTTCAGTTAGCAGCACAGCATGAATGGTAGCAGCACTGCCATGTGGCATTCCTGTGGTACTTTCATCTCCAAGGGCTCCCAAGCAATTAGGGACTTGTGTTTCCCTGTCCATGCATGGCCTGCTTCTTTCACTGGAATTTAAAAGCTGTTCCTCGCTGCTCTGTGATATTTCTGAATAACTGACACATGCAGCCTTGAAACAGGGAACTCtggcagctgtggggtgcaggTGACAGCTAGGAAAGACAATCAGCATACTGGAAGTGATAACTGCTCTGTAGGCAACGCtgagtggcttttttttttacctctttaCTGGGACACAGGAGTGGAACAGAAGGCTCCTGTTCCTGCTGTTCTCCCAAAGGACTTCCAGAACAACCAAATGCTTTTCCCCTAATCGGTTGGCTTCTGAGGTCTATCTGTAATGGTGCGGGACAGTTCTTGTGGGCAGAAGCAAAGATGGTCTTGTGGTGAAGTCACTTGGCAAAGGCAGTGGGGCCCATTCCCAGCCTTGTTACAGACCGTGTGTGATCTTATCAGCACAGGTCCAAGCTGTGCCTTATTCGTCTCTCCAGAGCTCACAGCTGTGAGCGCGCATGCTTGGTATGCAGGCAGCGCTGAGGTTAATTCtactgggagaaaaacagaaggtaCAAAGCTACATTTCCATTAACAGTGTAATCTATTGTATTAGAAAATCAAACAACCAGACActatgctaaaaaaaaacctttgcatTTCATCTTCAATACTAACTCATCCTCTTTCTCAAAAGATCTGATTCCCTAGAGTCTTTTCTGAGCAATGTCACTTGTTTTATGGGATAAGAAAATAACTAACTTGCTTCCAGAGATGTATATTACGCAATCACAAAATTGTCAGTGTTGAAAGAGACCTCTAGAGATCAGTGAGTCTgacctcctgctaaagcaggtttactacagcaggttgcacaggaaggcatccaggcaggtcctgaatatctccagagaaggagactcctcCACCTTTCTGGGTGGCCTGTTCCAGTCCTATATCACTGTCAGTAGAGTTCTTCCTTGCTTTAATATGGAACTTataatttattcttaaaaagCACTAGGACAGTACTTACATTTCAAACACAACTCTCCAAAACCAATGGCTTAAGACAGCTCTTTCTACCTAAAGTGCTCTTCACCTCTCCCAAAAACCAATGTCCCACCCAAGTATAAGCTGGTGTAAGCAactcagccagcactgctggtatGGGATTACAGCATCCCATGGTCTTTGCGTCCTGCAACCGTATGGGATTCAACTACCAGCACTTGGCAACATTGAAGTATGGCACAATTAATTCAAACATGGCGAAATTGCCCCAGATTTGTCCTACAAACAGCCAGATATTAAGTGGACCCAGGGCAGTGTTAATCATAGAATTCCAAACTGACTTGGGCTGAAAGGGACTTTAAagcctccccacccccagcccctccaTGGGCAGGGGCACATCCCATAGACCAGGTGCTCATGGCCTTGGGTCCCTCtggctctctgggcagcagtgccagggcctcaccatcctctgagtaaagaatttcctcctaacacctaacctgaatttcccctcttctggatgaaaaccattcccccttgtcctatcactatgtaCCCATATCAGaagtcattctccctcctgtttatcagctccctttaagtactggaaggccagaatgaggtttccccagagctttctccaggctcaacaCCCCCTACCCCCTCAGCCTTTAAACCCAAGGCTGTGCACTGCACTTTGTTGCTCTCACTCCTCCAGAGGTGATTTTTGCATTATCTCTGTTTAATAGCAGCCTTGTCTCTAACTTCAGAATACCATCATCCTTCAGCAAAAGCTCCAGATACTGAGAAAAAGGGTCTAAAAATTGCATAAAACGatgcaaggaaaaggaaaaaaactacCACGGATAAAATCTTGACAGAAATCACtgattgtgggtttttttcctgctgataGAACTGCTGCACATAGTGAGAAATGCTGTGGTGGCAAACTCTACTCCTGTGCAGGCTTCCTGAATCATCCACTCATTCTGGGATGCCTCATGGCAGAGTCAAAACGCAGTGCAAAACAACTCTGAAACAGACTATTTTGCAGGAATGAACAAACTGTCCTTATTTTTGCCAGTCAGATCAGGAAGCTCATTTGACTCTCCTCTTGATTGTACAGTAGCTAGTGTTGACCTAAGTCAAACAGTGTAAAAATAGGCACCAGTAAGCGTGGGGCTGCTCTCATGAGGGCAATACAGGCTTGAAGGAGAATATGCTGGTCATAAAACCCTGTCTGTGTGGGATCAAACTTCAAGACTTGAAAGGTAAGACCccaagtgttttctttctttctttctttctttttttttttaatcaggacTGCTGGTTATTGAATGTTTGAGGTTGGCAGTATGGAATCAAATTGACAGTTCTTACATGAAAGTGCCTTTGAAATTTAcatcatctgttttctttatgaacAGCAGTAAtagaaatggagagaagcagtCAGGAAAATTAATCTTTGTCCAGAACTCTGTGGTGGGCTGACCTTGACTGGCTGTAAGATACTTACCCTGCTgacctctctctccttctcctccacagaaccaggggagaaaataagacagaaaagctCACAGGTTGAAATAGACACaatttaataaaaacagcaaaagctttgcatagaagcaaaacaaaaagaggaattCATTCACTACCTCTCATCATCAGGCAGATGTCTAATCACATCCTGAGAAGCAAGGTCTCAGTGTACATAGCAGTTGCTTGAGAAGACAAACAGTGCAACCACAGATGTCACCTTttcctccccacctccctcagcTTTTACTGATGAGCATGACGTCATATCCCTTCTGTGGGACCTTTTGTTAATtggggtcagctgtcctggctgtccCTTCCCAGCTTCTTGCCCAGCTCCAGCCTACTGGCCTTTGGGGGGAGTGGAAAGATGTTGAAAAGAAAGCTTCAATCTGTGCAAGTACTACTTAGCAGTAGCCAAAACACAGGTGTGCTATCAGCATTGTTTTAGCCACAAATGCAAAACACAGTATATGGTAGGAGCTGCAGTGAAGAATgttaactccatcccagccagagCCCATATGAACTTTCTTGCATCTTTAGTTCTGCACATAGCTTCCCAGTCAGAAATCTGAAATTGGGCACACTTCTGTGGCAGACTCTGGCTCAAGCTTAGTTTTGAAGTAACACAAGATAATCTTCATTTGAGACCTGTGTGTCTGGTGGTGACTTTTCAGCTATGTTCCAAAATAGGCTAAAACTAAAACTAAAACTAAACATGTTCAACTGATAACACAAAAGTTGCCGCTTTTCAGAGTGGCCAAGCAAAATGCCTCTGTGTTTCAaatgaatgaaaggaaaattaagccAAGACGCAGATATGTCTACCTACATTTGGGATAATTGTGCATGCTGCTTTTAGAAGAGACAGGTTAAATGTGCAGTAATCTCAAAAAATACTTGTGTCTGTCAAGCTTCTGTGGATTGCTTGTGGATTCTCTGTTTGCATCGGTTGTCAGATTGGATCAGcatgctgctgggctctgttTTGTGTTGTCATTGACCTTTTGTAAAGAATGCAAGCTGAAAAAAGGGCAGAAGCTGACAAGATCATTAATACCACAAGAACATTCACAAACAATGGTTCCTTGCTTCAAATTCCTACCTGTAATGGACAGGAAGAGTCATTTGGTACCAATACCCATTCCATTCAAGAGAATGAATACTGATGTGTCTGCTGCCAGACTTCTGAGTGGAATCAATATTAGTCATCCATCTACATGGACTTTAAAAGACTGCTTGATTCAGAAGAGGAGCTATATAAAATGTAAACACAGTATGGTTTGTTTAGGCTCAGAACAAGTGTGTCTAATTGCAATATATAGctatcatagaagcatagaatcatagaatggcttgggttagaagggacctcaaagatcattaaGTTTCAaacctcctgccacaggcagagttgccagctgctagatcaaatGCTAGACCAGATTGTCCAGGGgcccattcaacctggccttaaTCACCTCTAGGtatggagcatccacaacctctctgggcagcctgttccagcaccttaccactctctcagtaaaaaacttccccctgacatctaatataaatctcccttccttgagtttaaaaccattcccccttgtcctatcactatttacCCTtgcaaaaagttgatttctctcatgtttataaaggccacaatgaggtctccctccagccttctcttttctaggctgaataagcccagttccttcagttccTCAGTtccctcataggagaggtgttccagacttttgatcatcttcatggtcctccCCTGGACCCTCttcaaaagctccacatctttcctatgttgggggccccagacttggatgcagtactccagatggagcctcatgAGGACAGAGCAGAATGGGACAATCACCTGCCTCACCcagctggccacccctcttttaatggaacccaggataccactggccttccaagctgcaagtacacactgctggctcatgttaagtcAACCAGGACCcttaagtccttctcagcaggatgcctctcaaggagttcttctcccagtttgtatacatatctgaGATTACCTTGACCCAAGCACAAGAGCTTacactttgctttgtttaatCTCACTAGGTTCACAAGGGCCCACCTTTTGTGTTTCCCAAGGTCCCTCTgcatggcatcccttccttctgttttatcaaccgcaccactcagcttggtgtcatcagcaaacttactgagggtgcactcaatcccgTCATCcatgtcattgataaagatgttaaagagcaccggtcccaagatAGTCCCCtggggggacaccactcgttACCGGCCTGCACctggacacagaaccattgGCCGCAACCCACTGACTGCAACCTTTCAACCAATTCCATACCCACAggaatagtccacccttcaagtccatatctctccaatttagagaggaGAATTTGGTGGGAgatcatgtcaaaggccttgcagaggTCCAGCTAAATTACATCAGTTGacttccctttgtccactgatgccatcactccatcataatatgccaccaggttggtcaggcacaaactttccttggtgaagccatgctggctgtctcagatcacccactcatccctcatgtgccttaacatatcTTCCAGGAGGAACTGTTCCAGGATCTTCCCAGGCAAGGAgatgaggctcactggcctgtagttgcccaggtcctcctttctccctttcttgtaaaaagcttttttaattaattgttGAGATAAAAGTAATTCATTCTATGTTTAGAACCAAGGTCCCTAGTATCTTTATCTTACCGTTGTTTAAAGGAAACCTGGCACACAAAGGAAGGAGTTAACATGATTAGGGGAATTATGAATAGTTCAGTTGTTATTACAGCCAACAGGCAACCCATAAATGTATATCAGGTGTTGAGCTCAGCAGGGGTTAGTCACAAAACTAGGACACTTAATGAGTCATAAAGTGCCAGGGATAATGAGAGACAGCATAAAACAAGCCATTTCTGCCTCTCCTGGGCTTGTCCAGAGATGGTGACAAGAAGCCCTCTGCTAtttcagctgctcctgctgaaataacatttttgacTTACACTGAATTATAGCCTTGGCTGAGCTGCCCAAGctgtggagctggtgctgcCTTGTGAAGCTCTAGTGGAAGAAAGAGAATCTGGCAGTGGTCGTCTCTTCTCCACTTGCTTGCAGGACATTGAATGTATCATCTCATACTATAATTCATTTTCATagttctctctctgcttccagctcctcctcttAGTGGAGATTAAAGCACATAGCATTACAGATAAATTAGAGTGggcaagaaagaaatattagaaTGAAGTATCCTGATAATTAAAAAGCTGAATGTTTAAAGATAGGCCCTATTACCAGCTGAGTATAAGTCTGTGTAAGAAGTAGTTAACCAGCCAAGGGGATGATGTTACTTCTTGACTTCAGTGGCCTGAGTTCCTGGCTTGATCTCACACCTTCCTCACTACTCTGGACTTGCCTGGAAATCACTGTACTGTAGTTGATGATGGTTATTGGCACTGGACCTGCCTTGCTTACCTTGtttgggtgctgtggggctaCGCCACGGTCATGGAGGTCCCTGCACTGCCTGCCTTGCTGTTGCCCCAGCTCACTGTCCCCTGTGGAGCAGCCCATTCTTACTGCCTCCTGACTGTACTGTCACTTGGGAAGTAGGGTTCAGTCTAATAACTGTAGGGACTGTGTGTGGCATCAGTGGGTGGAGTCAGAGGGATGccaacaaaaactgaaaaagtggTTCCCAGGAAGATTCAGAAGAGAGGAAGGTCAAGTGTTGCAGAAAATGTCTCACACAGTGTGAAGTGAAGAATcttttctgtcctgctgctgctgacacatatcactgacatttttttcccatttctccaCAGATGTTTTGCTCTGTCCACAAAAGAAGTGATACAGATCTCACTCAGTTTGAATATCTGAaacccactgtgcccactgtgAAGTTCAACTGCTTCTATCTGACATGATAGAGGGAGCTCAAGATCATGAGTGCTCTTATCCTGAAATGAGTCTCAGAGGCTGTGAGACACCTCCTAGAGGGGCTACCGTGTATTCTGGGATGGGTCTAATTCAGCCTAACCACCTCTACTTTGAAAGGACTAAAATTAGGTGAGGTTGATTCTTCCCATTCCCCAACCCCCAGAGAATCCAACGCGTTTCAGACTGCTGTGGCTCTCATGTCTCAGAAGCAAATGTTAAGGCCTTTATTTAGCTGAGGGATCCTCCTGTGTGTTCCGCCCAGACTCACAGGTGAAAACTTTACCTTGTTGACAGCAAAGGAGAGCTCTACAGCAAATGATTCTGGCCCAGAAAGCTATTGGATCCCCTGCAGTCCCTTTCTTGAAGTTACTTCATGGGTTTAGCTGGACTTTCCTTCACAAACAAAATTGGAGCATGATGGCTACTGGCATGTTTGTGAAGATCCAACCAAGAGGACCAGTGGGACTTTAATCCCCACTAGATGTGCCCACTCCCAGTCCTCAAGGCAAAAAATACAGCACCCTGGGTGTTGGTTTGTGTGTCAGAGAATTTGCACATCCTGGTGGAGCTACCCTGCTGAACACGGCCTTGGAGGAGGTCTCACTTTGTGTAATCATCCACTCTAAAGCTTCTCCACAgcttgaaattcatttttgtatGGAAAAGAAGGACTTTATAGGCAGTAATACTTCAAGAAGTCAAGACGTTCTCCTTTGTACGGGGAGACACTTAAGCCCTtcatgggatttggggggggggaagagaaagggaaaaaaaaacctagaatCTGTGGTAGCTCATCCTTGAAGGACATACAGTtccactgcacagctgcataGGAAAAGATACTcactttgttctgctttatatttttttgttaaaggTCTGGAGCTTAAATTTTAAAGCAAGCCTTCGGGAACACACTGTGATGCAGACCATCAGTATGAATAAAATG of the Gallus gallus isolate bGalGal1 chromosome 1, bGalGal1.mat.broiler.GRCg7b, whole genome shotgun sequence genome contains:
- the NDUFB4 gene encoding NADH dehydrogenase [ubiquinone] 1 beta subcomplex subunit 4 isoform X1 gives rise to the protein MASGPSRTAAEEYRPNRYVSLPAELDPATYDTSLEKRRAEAERLAIRARLKRQYLLQLNNPKPPAVIEDPALLRWDYARTHNVYPTFRPTPKTSFLGAVFAIGPILFWIAAFKTERDYKEKLIREELLLKGYCKRCYKIQLWVIAREEASMHGECDTQGKK
- the NDUFB4 gene encoding NADH dehydrogenase [ubiquinone] 1 beta subcomplex subunit 4 isoform X2 codes for the protein MASGPSRTAAEEYRPNRYVSLPAELDPATYDTSLEKRRAEAERLAIRARLKRQYLLQLNNPKPPAVIEDPALLRWDYARTHNVYPTFRPTPKTSFLGAVFAIGPILFWIAAFKTERDYKEKLIREGKYERPFSVF